A stretch of Lathyrus oleraceus cultivar Zhongwan6 chromosome 6, CAAS_Psat_ZW6_1.0, whole genome shotgun sequence DNA encodes these proteins:
- the LOC127092859 gene encoding NAC domain-containing protein 20 isoform X2, with product MQKGKEVVSKGKDMETEGNGVKEETLPPGFRFHPTDEELITYYLVNKISDSDHFTCKAIGDVDLNKCEPWELPGKAKMGTKEWYFFSLRDRKYPTGVRTNRATNTGYWKTTGKDKEIFNSVTTELVGMKKTLVFYKGRAPRGEKTNWVMHEYRIHSKSSFRSNKDEWVVSRVFRKSAGVKKYYPSLNPTRAVMNNPYNINLEVGPNSMNMPPPSMMQLGLDSSSAAAHNFHLYGRNYINTPDHVAEVTRLLRAGVVPMHQYSHLNFPVSSPSSSPLDGGGFTISGLNLNLGGGASSQQPILRPMPSTTTTTHMAAHQLHDFSSNMISNNSNNVVGYGGGDEVNNPNTNGHGNNNRYNMQGAMDHCVDLDHYWPPSY from the exons ATGCAA AAGGGTAAAGAAGTTGTTAGCAAAGGAAAAGATATGGAAACGGAAGGAAATGGTGTGAAAGAGGAAACCCTACCTCCTGGATTTCGATTTCATCCTACCGATGAAGAACTCATCACTTATTATCTTGTAAACAAGATTTCTGATTCTGATCATTTTACTTGCAAAGCAATAGGTGATGTAGATCTCAACAAATGCGAACCATGGGAGCTTCCAG GGAAGGCAAAGATGGGTACAAAAGAATGGTACTTCTTCAGTTTACGAGATCGTAAATATCCAACTGGTGTGAGAACTAATAGAGCAACAAACACTGGATATTGGAAAACCACTGGGAAAGACAAAGAGATATTCAACAGTGTTACAACAGAGTTGGTTGGCATGAAGAAGACTTTGGTTTTTTACAAAGGTAGGGCTCCTAGAGGAGAGAAAACTAATTGGGTCATGCATGAGTACCGTATTCATTCCAAATCCTCCTTCAGATCCAACAAG GATGAGTGGGTGGTGAGTAGGGTATTCCGGAAGAGTGCAGGTGTAAAGAAGTACTACCCTTCTTTAAACCCTACAAGAGCAGTCATGAACAATCCTTACAATATTAATCTAGAAGTTGGTCCTAACAGCATGAACATGCCACCACCATCAATGATGCAGCTAGGGCTAGATTCTTCTTCTGCTGCTGCTCATAATTTCCATCTCTATGGAAGAAACTACATCAACACTCCAGATCACGTAGCGGAAGTCACCAGGCTTCTAAGAGCTGGTGTTGTGCCAATGCATCAATATTCTCATTTGAACTTTCCAGtatcatcaccatcatcatcacccTTAGATGGTGGAGGATTCACCATTTCAGGACTTAATTTGAATCTTGGAGGTGGCGCTTCATCACAACAACCTATTTTGAGGCCAATGCCATCAACTACTACTACTACTCATATGGCTGCTCATCAACTGCATGATTTCAGCTCCAACATGATTAGTAATAATAGTAATAATGTTGTTGGGTATGGTGGTGGAGATGAAGTGAATAATCCAAATACTAATGGTCATGGAAATAATAATAGGTACAATATGCAGGGTGCTATGGACCACTGTGTGGATCTTGATCATTATTGGCCACCTTCTTACTGA
- the LOC127092859 gene encoding NAC domain-containing protein 20 isoform X1 codes for MQKGKEVVSKGKDMETEGNGVKEETLPPGFRFHPTDEELITYYLVNKISDSDHFTCKAIGDVDLNKCEPWELPGKAKMGTKEWYFFSLRDRKYPTGVRTNRATNTGYWKTTGKDKEIFNSVTTELVGMKKTLVFYKGRAPRGEKTNWVMHEYRIHSKSSFRSNKQDEWVVSRVFRKSAGVKKYYPSLNPTRAVMNNPYNINLEVGPNSMNMPPPSMMQLGLDSSSAAAHNFHLYGRNYINTPDHVAEVTRLLRAGVVPMHQYSHLNFPVSSPSSSPLDGGGFTISGLNLNLGGGASSQQPILRPMPSTTTTTHMAAHQLHDFSSNMISNNSNNVVGYGGGDEVNNPNTNGHGNNNRYNMQGAMDHCVDLDHYWPPSY; via the exons ATGCAA AAGGGTAAAGAAGTTGTTAGCAAAGGAAAAGATATGGAAACGGAAGGAAATGGTGTGAAAGAGGAAACCCTACCTCCTGGATTTCGATTTCATCCTACCGATGAAGAACTCATCACTTATTATCTTGTAAACAAGATTTCTGATTCTGATCATTTTACTTGCAAAGCAATAGGTGATGTAGATCTCAACAAATGCGAACCATGGGAGCTTCCAG GGAAGGCAAAGATGGGTACAAAAGAATGGTACTTCTTCAGTTTACGAGATCGTAAATATCCAACTGGTGTGAGAACTAATAGAGCAACAAACACTGGATATTGGAAAACCACTGGGAAAGACAAAGAGATATTCAACAGTGTTACAACAGAGTTGGTTGGCATGAAGAAGACTTTGGTTTTTTACAAAGGTAGGGCTCCTAGAGGAGAGAAAACTAATTGGGTCATGCATGAGTACCGTATTCATTCCAAATCCTCCTTCAGATCCAACAAG CAGGATGAGTGGGTGGTGAGTAGGGTATTCCGGAAGAGTGCAGGTGTAAAGAAGTACTACCCTTCTTTAAACCCTACAAGAGCAGTCATGAACAATCCTTACAATATTAATCTAGAAGTTGGTCCTAACAGCATGAACATGCCACCACCATCAATGATGCAGCTAGGGCTAGATTCTTCTTCTGCTGCTGCTCATAATTTCCATCTCTATGGAAGAAACTACATCAACACTCCAGATCACGTAGCGGAAGTCACCAGGCTTCTAAGAGCTGGTGTTGTGCCAATGCATCAATATTCTCATTTGAACTTTCCAGtatcatcaccatcatcatcacccTTAGATGGTGGAGGATTCACCATTTCAGGACTTAATTTGAATCTTGGAGGTGGCGCTTCATCACAACAACCTATTTTGAGGCCAATGCCATCAACTACTACTACTACTCATATGGCTGCTCATCAACTGCATGATTTCAGCTCCAACATGATTAGTAATAATAGTAATAATGTTGTTGGGTATGGTGGTGGAGATGAAGTGAATAATCCAAATACTAATGGTCATGGAAATAATAATAGGTACAATATGCAGGGTGCTATGGACCACTGTGTGGATCTTGATCATTATTGGCCACCTTCTTACTGA